The following is a genomic window from Thermostichus vulcanus str. 'Rupite'.
TACAGTCTAGTAAACCAGGGTTTTGCCTCCGGGATTCCTCAGGACAGTTTACGATCTGTCACCGGATGGGCGGCCCACGCCTGGGCTGAGGAGAGATCCCCAAAAACAAACCGATGCCAACTTGCAGTCGGCAACGATCTCTTCATCAAAGCTGCAAGTCCCTCGCAAGATGCGTCAGGATAGAAATAAGACAGAAATAAGCTCGACCTAAGTGTTCCTCACATACCCAAAGATACCCAAAGAGGTTCTTTCGTCATCAGTTATCAATCTGGAGGATTATATGAAAACCTCTACAAAGCCTTCTAGGAATTCACAAGCCAAACTCTACAGGGATCCCTTATCTCCAGAGTTGTATGATGACCCTGAAGCAAGATTTCACCATCGGGATCCCGATGTCCATCCATAGCAGAGGGGGGCGAGGAAGCCCCTAGCAGCTCATTATCCTTGGAGGTTGTATGCCAGTGGTCAGACCGTTTTCGTCTTTTTGTGAAGGCAATTCCCACTCTTTATCCGGGATCCCTGAGGCGAAGGCTTTTGATCCGTTTGCCCTAGAGCGAGAGCAAATGGTTAGAGAGCAAATTGGGCAACGGGGCATCCGGGATCGACGGGTACTACAGGCTATGCAAAAAGTTCCTCGTCATCGTTTTGTACCGCTTGAACAACAGGCTCATGCCTATACGGATCGCCCGCTCTCCATTGGCTACAATCAAACGATTTCTCAGCCTTATATTGTTGCGTTGATGACAGAAGCAGCCCAACTGAAGCCAGAATCGGTGGTGCTGGAAATTGGTACTGGCTCCGGTTATCAAACGGCAGTTTTGGCAGAGTTAGCTCAACAGGTTTACAGTCTAGAACGGATCCCGGCCTTGGCAGAGCAAGCGCAGCAAACGCTATACGCCCTGGGCTATCGGAATATCCACATTCGCCAAGGGGATGGGTACCAAGGTTGGCCAGAACATGCTCCTTACGATGCCATTGTGGTGACGGCAGCCCCTCCGACTCTGCCGCCCCTGTTGCCGGACCAGTTGGCGATGGGAGGAACATGGGTGGTTCCGGTGGGGGAGGGATGCCAATCTTTGTTGATCCTCCACAAAACACCCCAAGGGTTGATCCAAAAGGGCTCTTTCCCAGTTCAGTTTGTCCCAATGCTTTAGATTGATCTTTAAGCTGATCCATCATCTGATTCACCAGAAAGACTGGCACGAATTTGTAAAGCCAGTTGCGGGTCATCCGTAATCAATCCCTGGATGATCTTCGACTGCAAACAAGCTCTCATTTGCTCAGGATCGTTCACCGTCCAGACATAGAGTGGGATCCCGGCCTCGGTTGCCAGGTTGAGAAACTCTGGGTTAATCCAACTGTGGTGAGGGGCAAGAAAATCAGCACCTAAATCCCGGCTGTACTGGAATAGAGATCCGGTTGTGTATTCAGTTGTCTGTGAATCTTGAGATTCCGGGGCTTTCCTGTCTACCAGGAGGCCAACTTTGAGTTCTGGATCCCATATTTTTACCCGCTGTACCACCTGCGGCAAAAAGGAGGTGATGACATAGTGATCTGGATATTGCTCTGGGGTGAGACTATCGCGGATTAAGGCTAGAACCTGCTCTTCATAACCTGCTTCTTTGAGTTCGATATCGAGGGTGATTTTGCCCTTGATGTGCAACAGGGTTTCTTGAAGGGTGGGAATCGTGGGTTTGTGGGCTTGAATCTCCGCCCAGGTTAAGGTTGCTAAGGGTTGTCCCCCCAAGTCAGCATCGTGAAAAATGAGCAGGATCCCGTCTTGGCTGCGGCGGACATCCAGCTCAATTTGGTCGGCACCGATGGTGATGGCGGCAGTGAAGGCTTCTAGGGTATTTTCTTCTGCCTGGGTGTGATCTCCACGGTGGGCGATCACCCGGCACAGGTTTTGGGTGGTCATACTGCTGGTTATAAAGTTGCTTGTCAAATCATGTCTGCATGTTGGGGGTTGGGCTCTGAGCTTTGGGCTGCCATCAGAATACGCTCCCGATGGCGCAGGGTGGTAAAGGCCACTTCCCAGGGCAGGGTGAAGGTGGGGATGATGGCGACTGACCACGGTAGCGAGGGCCTGTCCAAAAGCATAGTACTCGCCGGTGGAACTGCCGGTGGCTGAGTGCAACACGTAGCTAAGGCTGTAATAATGGGCCACCCCCCAACCCACTCCGCCGATCCCCGCCAAACTGAGGAACACCACCGCAAGCACAAACCGACGTCGCTGCATTTCCATAGCAACGCTGAGGGGATCCCCGACACCCCGCAAGTCTTCACTGCCAGTATCTCAGCCCCACTGGGGAAGATATCCGGAAAAATCCTGTTTCTTGACAAACTGAAAGGGCCCCGATAGGGATCCCCAAATCACCTGATCCGTTTCTGGATCCCGCCCTTGATCCAGGCTGTGAAAATAGTCGGCCCCAATCTCAAACTCGCTGTACAGATAGGTGGTTTTACCCTTGCGCTCCACGATACACCCCTTACCGGGCACACTCTGACCTCGATAGCTGGATCCCGTCCATTCCACCTGAGTGATACATCCGGGCAAGGGTTCCAGCCCCGCTGCGGTCAGACCGGCCAATTTCCCCAACTCCCGACCGGCACACTTATAAGAATCCGGAGCCGTGAGAGCATAGTTTTGAATGCGGATCCCGTCTGGGGACTCGAACAGGTGCAACACCCGTTGCCGATAGGGCTGCTCAGGATAAATATCGTACAGTTGCTCCACGTAAAACCCCACCCCATTCAACACCGACCAGGGCAAGGGGCACTGATACACATGGATATTGGCAAACCAAACCGGCTCTGTGATCGCCTGTTGCAGGTTATTGAAGTGTCCAGCCATCCAGGTGGCCAGTTGCGCCAGTTGTGGAGAAACAGACGGAGAAGTAGACATAGATCGAGCCAGGGATCCCGACAGTGCAAACGTTCCTATTATCTCCAGCGATGAACCGGCACACTCTACAGAAACAGCGAGACATAGCGTTAAAAATGGCTGCGGGGTTGGGTTGAAAGAACGGGCTACAGTGGAGAAGCGAAATCACTGTACCTTTGGGATCTTGTTTGAGAGTTATGTCCGCCCCATCCCTTCCCCTGCTTGGACAATCTCTATCCGCACTGAAAGACTGGGCCACTGCCCAAGGGCAACCCGCCTATCGTGGGCAACAACTGCACAACTGGATTTACCAAAAAGGGATCCGCTCTCTGGACAAGGTGACGGTGTTTCCCAAAGGGTGGCGAGAGGCGCTAAAGGACTACCCAGTGGGGCGATCCGAGATGGTACAACGGACAGAAGCCCGCGATGGCACGGTGAAATATCTGTTGGGGTTGACGGATGGGCAGTTGATCGAGACGGTGGGGATCCCGACCAGCAAGCGTCTGACGGTGTGTGTCTCCTCTCAGGTGGGCTGCCCCATGGCCTGTGACTTTTGTGCCACAGGCAAAATGGGCTATCGGCGCAACCTGGAGCTGCACGAAATTTTGGATCAGGTTTTGACGGTACAGGAGGATTTTGGCCGCCGCGTTAGCCACATTGTGTTTATGGGCATGGGAGAACCCCTCCTCAACCGCGACACGGTGGTGCGAGCCATTCGCAGTCTCAATCAAGAGATTGGCATCGGCCAGCGACACATCACCCTATCCACTGTGGGAGTACCTCGGCAAATCCCCTGGCTGGCCCAGCAAGATTTACAAATTACCTTGGCCGTTAGCCTCCATGCCCCCAACCAGGAACTGCGGCAACAGTTGATCCCGTCGGCAGTCCATTATCCATTGGCGTCTTTAATCCAGGATTGCCGAGACTACATGCTCAGCAGCGGGCGACGGGTAAGTTTTGAGTACACATTGCTAGGGGGAGTTAACGATCTGCCGATCCATGCTCGGCAATTGGCGGAACTGTTGCGCAGCGCCAGCCAGTCAGGGGTACAACTGCATGTGAACCTGATCCCCTACAACCCCATCTCTGAGGCTGACTATCAACGCCCTCACCCGACACGGGTCGAAGAGTTTGTCCGACAACTAGAGCAGCACCATGTGCAGGCCAGTGTGCGCCAAACCCGTGGCTTGGATGGCAATGCTGCCTGTGGCCAACTTCGGGGATCCTTTCTACAAAATCGCGCCGTTTTGGTAACCACTCCCCAGTTACCGGCAGGCAATGGGATTCCTAATTGCCCTTACCTGAGGGAGCCAGAGGGGAACCTCAAAGCTTAACCCCAGAGCAAGTTAGCCGATCCAAGGGATCCCAGTTTGCGCTGCAGTAAACGTTCTCTCCTTGCTTTGGGTTCCCAAACACCCCCTAAGATGTTCCACCCCCGTTCAATCAATAACCATAGTAGTTGGAGCGCCACCAAGCCACCGGCAGGGCCAAAGCCTTACTGAGGGTAGAGACATAGGCACGGGTGCGAAACACCTGGTAGTGATTGCGCTCAATCGCATTCAGGATTTGTCGATACAGCATCAACGAAGCCGCCACCGGCCAACGAGAATCCGGCTGTAGGGTGCGGATCCCTTGTTCTGCTTGTGCATAGAGCTGTCGAGCTCGTTTAATTTCATAATCCATCAGGGCAATCCAACGCTCATCGATCACGTAGTTGAACAAATCCCGTTCAGAATAGTTGAAGCGACGTAGATCCTCCAGAGGCAGATAAATGCGTCCCCGCCGCGCATCTTCCCCCACATCCCGCAAAATGTTGGTCAGTTGCATGGCAATGCCCAGAGCCACCGCTTCTTCGGTGCCATCCAAGCCGGGCACAAACCCCATGATCTCAGAAGACATCAAGCCCACTACCCCTGCCACCCGGTAGCAATAAAGGCGCAAATCTTCCCAAGTGGAGTAGCGTTGGGTATCCAGATCCATGCTTTGGCCCAACAGCATTTCCCGAAAGGGTTGGATGGAGAGCTGATAGGTTTGGATGGCATCGATCAGAGCCAAGTCGGTGGGGGTTTGCGGTTCGCCCCCTTGAAAAAGGGCTTCCAAATGGGATCCCCAGTGCTCCAGTTTGCTACGGGTCACCTCTACCTGGGTGTTGCT
Proteins encoded in this region:
- a CDS encoding protein-L-isoaspartate(D-aspartate) O-methyltransferase, which produces MVRPFSSFCEGNSHSLSGIPEAKAFDPFALEREQMVREQIGQRGIRDRRVLQAMQKVPRHRFVPLEQQAHAYTDRPLSIGYNQTISQPYIVALMTEAAQLKPESVVLEIGTGSGYQTAVLAELAQQVYSLERIPALAEQAQQTLYALGYRNIHIRQGDGYQGWPEHAPYDAIVVTAAPPTLPPLLPDQLAMGGTWVVPVGEGCQSLLILHKTPQGLIQKGSFPVQFVPML
- a CDS encoding glycerophosphodiester phosphodiesterase, with protein sequence MEMQRRRFVLAVVFLSLAGIGGVGWGVAHYYSLSYVLHSATGSSTGEYYAFGQALATVVSRHHPHLHPALGSGLYHPAPSGAYSDGSPKLRAQPPTCRHDLTSNFITSSMTTQNLCRVIAHRGDHTQAEENTLEAFTAAITIGADQIELDVRRSQDGILLIFHDADLGGQPLATLTWAEIQAHKPTIPTLQETLLHIKGKITLDIELKEAGYEEQVLALIRDSLTPEQYPDHYVITSFLPQVVQRVKIWDPELKVGLLVDRKAPESQDSQTTEYTTGSLFQYSRDLGADFLAPHHSWINPEFLNLATEAGIPLYVWTVNDPEQMRACLQSKIIQGLITDDPQLALQIRASLSGESDDGSA
- a CDS encoding chromophore lyase CpcT/CpeT, with amino-acid sequence MSTSPSVSPQLAQLATWMAGHFNNLQQAITEPVWFANIHVYQCPLPWSVLNGVGFYVEQLYDIYPEQPYRQRVLHLFESPDGIRIQNYALTAPDSYKCAGRELGKLAGLTAAGLEPLPGCITQVEWTGSSYRGQSVPGKGCIVERKGKTTYLYSEFEIGADYFHSLDQGRDPETDQVIWGSLSGPFQFVKKQDFSGYLPQWG
- the rlmN gene encoding 23S rRNA (adenine(2503)-C(2))-methyltransferase RlmN, with the protein product MSAPSLPLLGQSLSALKDWATAQGQPAYRGQQLHNWIYQKGIRSLDKVTVFPKGWREALKDYPVGRSEMVQRTEARDGTVKYLLGLTDGQLIETVGIPTSKRLTVCVSSQVGCPMACDFCATGKMGYRRNLELHEILDQVLTVQEDFGRRVSHIVFMGMGEPLLNRDTVVRAIRSLNQEIGIGQRHITLSTVGVPRQIPWLAQQDLQITLAVSLHAPNQELRQQLIPSAVHYPLASLIQDCRDYMLSSGRRVSFEYTLLGGVNDLPIHARQLAELLRSASQSGVQLHVNLIPYNPISEADYQRPHPTRVEEFVRQLEQHHVQASVRQTRGLDGNAACGQLRGSFLQNRAVLVTTPQLPAGNGIPNCPYLREPEGNLKA
- a CDS encoding phytoene synthase — encoded protein: MSPLDQSIALCRQITAKHAKTFYLGSLLLPRPKRHAIWAIYAWLRQTDELLDGLEASNTQVEVTRSKLEHWGSHLEALFQGGEPQTPTDLALIDAIQTYQLSIQPFREMLLGQSMDLDTQRYSTWEDLRLYCYRVAGVVGLMSSEIMGFVPGLDGTEEAVALGIAMQLTNILRDVGEDARRGRIYLPLEDLRRFNYSERDLFNYVIDERWIALMDYEIKRARQLYAQAEQGIRTLQPDSRWPVAASLMLYRQILNAIERNHYQVFRTRAYVSTLSKALALPVAWWRSNYYGY